From Verrucomicrobiota bacterium:
ATTTGGGGTTTTGGCGCTGTTTGTGCGGCCTCGGGAGCGGATACTGTCGCTGTATCAGCGACTTTCTCCGGTCTGAGTTTCGGGGCTTCATTAAATTTTACTAATTCGGCGGTTTTTGAATCGGAAGACATTAAGGCTGCCTGATCCGGTTTCGGTGCGGCTGTCTGGTCTGTTTGTTTAACATCCGGCGTGGGATTTTTGGGCGGGGTATCGAGGGGTTTTACCTGGTTAGGTGAAGCAGTTTGTTGGTCTTGGGTTTTCTCGGGCTGTTTTTCTTGGGCAGGGGGTTGTTGTGTCTGCTGCTGGGGTTGTGTTTCGACCGGTTTTGGCTGCGGTTGGGGCGGAGTTTGTTGGTCGGGCTTGGCCTGTTGCTGCTGTGATTGCTCTTTGGCTTGCTGCTGTGATTGTTGTTGGGGAGAAGGCTGCTGGGGTTGAGCTGGTTGGGCTTTCTGGGGGGGACCCCCTGATCCTTCCAGTGCGGCAGATTGTTTCTGGTTTACAAAACCAAGCCCGGGAACTTTTGCCCCTTCTTGATTGGGATTTGTATTGTCTTCCTTTCCCTGGGAACTGCTCGCGGCTATTGTATTTTCAGCAGAAAAGAATTTTGGGTCTTTGGGAGCCACTTTACTGGCTTGGGCAGGATCGGTCGGCATGAATTCCGGCTGTTTCTGCATCATGGGAGGCTTTTGAACAGGCATTTGTGGGGCTGTCCGTGTTGTATCAATCGTTAAAACAGCCGGCGTCGTTTGAATGGGCTGGATATGGGAAGCGGTCATCTTTCGGAGCATCGGGAAGAGCAAGAAAAATAGTAAAATAATCAAAAATGATTCAATAAAGGCTAACGCAAGCCTTTTAGCATATTCTGTATCAGGACGATAGGGCTGAATCACACGTGTCAATCTATCTGATTTTTTAAAAATCATCCACAATTCATTTTGCTAATTTTTGACTATAACCATGAACTTTCAATATTTTCTGAAAGTTCGTGTTGACTCTTCCCGACTAGGCGTTAATTTATGTCTACAGTGAAATCTCTCGTTCAAAAAACGGTCTCAAGAATCAGACAACACGTCGTCGAGAAAGCCGTTCAGCACCCCGAAAAATTCATCACTAAAGAATCCCCGGAACTGGCTGCGATCTTTGATTGTGTCCGCGAACCTATCTCAAAAGTGGAGGATTTAGTCCTCAAGCAAGTGGAGCGATTTGATGCCGGAGTGCAGTCCTATATCCAGTATACGCTTTCCACGCACGGGAAAAGAATCCGTCCGGCCTTGGTCTTTTTTGCCGCAGGGGCTTGCGGGGTCAAAACCCCAGAGCACGATAAACTAGCAATGATCCTCGAGCTCATCCATCTGGCGACCTTGGTGCATGATGACATTATCGACGAGGCCAGTGTCCGCCGCGGTCAACCTACCGTCCAAAGAAAGTGGGGGGCTGAAACAGCGGTTCTTGTTGGGGACTCGATTTTTGCCCATGCATTGATGGAGGCCACATATTTTACAGATAATGAGATTTGCCGACGGATTTCTTTTGAGTCGAATGAGGTTTGCCAAGGGGAAATCCTCCAGACACAACGCCGTTATGACTATACCATGACGATTCCGGAATATTTTAAATTAATCGAAATGAAAACCGGGGCCCTTTTCCGGGCCAGTACCGAGCTCGCCGCTAAAATCAGCGGGGCTACTCTGGAGCAAGTTGCAGCGATGCGGGAATTTGGCACAAAACTCGGCGTTGCCTACCAGATTTGGGATGATTGTGTGGATATTTACGGGAAGGAGAATGAAATCGGAAAATCCCTCGGGACCGATCTAGATAAAGGGAAATTAACCCTGCCCATCCTCATTTTCCTCAGCCATGCAAATCAAGAAGCCCAAGCAGAAGTCCGTGAACTCATGCTCCACCACACGGACAAAGCCCGGAAGCAACTTGCCCGTATGATCGAGGAGTCCGGTGCTTTTTCTGAGTCAATCCAGATTATTAGCAATCACCTCGACGATGCGCATAATGCACTCACGCCATTTGCCCCATCCGAGTTCAAGACCTCCCTCATTAACTTCATCGACTATCTCCGCTCCCGCACCATGAAACTCAAGGCGTAGGGACAGAGTGCTGCAACGGGTTAGTCCGAGGTAAAGTTTTATCCTAATAGATATGGTGATGGACTTTCCCCGCTATAGGAATGGTTATCCGTAATCATTAGGGACAATTGCATGCTGGATAGGATATCTTTGACTGTATTTAGAAATTCGAAATGAGATAGCCGCAGGTGGATGCTGGAGCAATTTGCTTTAGATCGGTAGGGGTATATCTTGATAAACAAAAAAGCCCCGGTGAACAAATGGATGGTCACCGGGGCTGATGGATTTTAAAAACGGATTACTCTCGGGTTTTACTTATTTCTTTTTGGCACTTTTCTTATTAGCACTTTTCTTTTCTGAGGCTTCTTCGAGGGCTGCTTGGGCAGCGGCCAAACGTGCAATCGGCACGCGGAATGGAGAACAGCTGACATAGCTGAGTCCGAGTTTGTGGCAGAACTTCACTGAGGAAGGTTCACCACCATGCTCACCGCAGATACCGATCTTGATATTCGGGCGGGTGGCGCGGCCACCTTCGATCCCGATTTTCATGAGTTTACCCACGCCTGTCTGGTCGATAGAGGCGAAAGGATTATTTTTCACGATATCAAGTTCTTGATATTGAGGGAGGAAGCTACCGGCGTCGTCACGGCTCATGCCCAGAGTTGTCTGGGTGAGGTCGTTGGTGCCGAAGCTGAAGAATTCCGCCTGCTTGGCGATCTCATCGGCGATGAGGGCTGCACGGGGGATTTCGATCATGGTGCCGACCATATAGTCGAACTTGACCTTTTGCTCTTCGCCGACTTGTTTGGCGATACGGTGGACGATCTCGAGTTGGAGCTCCAGTTCTTTGGGGAACCCGACGAGCGGGATCATGACTTCGGGTTTGACCTTGATCCCTTTTTTCTGCACTTCAGCAGCGGCTTCAAAGATCGCACGGGCTTGCATTTCAGAAATCTCCGGATAGGTGATTCCCAAACGGCAACCGCGGTGACCGAGCATGGGGTTAGCTTCGTGCAAGGCGGCGACGCGGGCATGGACCCAATCAGCGCTCTTACCGAGTTTCTCGGCGACTTCACGGATCATGCTGCCTTCGTGAGGAAGGAATTCATGAAGGGGGGGATCCAGCAAACGGATGGTGGCCGGGAGTCCTTTGAGGGACTTAAAGAGTCCGACGAAATCTTCCCTTTGGAAAGGAAGAAGCTTGGCTATTGCATGTTCACGTTCTTTCAGATTAGTGGCCAGGATCATTTCGCGGACACTATTGATACGGTCACCTTCGAAGAACATGTGTTCTGTACGGCAGAGACCGATTCCTTCGGCGCCGAAGGAGATGGCGTTTTCGACTTGATCAGGTTGATCGGCATTTGTGCGGATAGCGAGCTTACGGTATTTATCAGCCCATGTCATGAGTTGGTTAAAGACCTGGAAGGTGTAGCTGTCGGAAGGTTTGAGTGTCTTATTCAAGAGCACTTGGATGACTTCGGAAGGGGCCGTCTTGACTTGGCCAGCGAAGATTTCACCGGTCGTTCCGTCAATCGAGATAAAGTCACCCGCTTTGAATGTACGTCCTTTGACGGTCAAAGTCAGTTTATCATAATCCACGAGCAGGTCAGCGGCACCGCATACGCAGACTTTACCCATTTGGCGGGCGACGAGGGCTGCGTGGGAGCTGACACCACCACGGGCGGTGAGGATACCTTCAGCAGCGATCATACCGCGCAGGTCCTCGGGGGACGTTTCGACACGGACCAAGAGGACTTTTTCCCCGCGTTCAGCAGCTTCGACGGCGCGTTCAGCATTAAAATAGATTTTTCCGCTGGCGGCACCCGGACCTGCAGGCAGGCCTTTACTCAGGAGCTCTGCTTTTGTGACAGCTTCCGCATCAAAGATCGGTGCGAGCACCTGGGAGAGGGAATCGGCTGGGATACGGCGGACAGCTTCTTCAGTGGTGATTAATTTTTCCTTCACCATTTCAGCAGCGATACGCAGAGCGGCGAGGCCGGTCCGTTTCCCGTTACGGGTTTGCAGCATGAAAAGTTTACCCTCTTCAATCGTGAACTCAAAATCCTGCATGTCGCGGAAATGGGCTTCGAGGGTCTTGCGGACCTTCTCGAGCTCGGCATAACTCTTGGGCATGATGTCATTGAGTTTTTTGACGGGTTCAGGTGTGCGGACACCTGCGACGACGTCTTCACCTTGGGCATTAATGAGGAATTCACCGTAGAAGACTTTTTCACCGTTGGCTGGGTCACGTGTGAAGGCCACACCGGATCCGGAATCGTTTCCGGTATTTCCAAAGACCATGGCTTGGACATTGATGGCAGTACCCCATTCCGAAGGAATATTGTATTTGCGGCGGTAAACGATAGCACGATCATTCATCCATGAGTTAAAAACGGCGCCAACGGCTCCGTCGAGTTGGTCCCAAGGGTTCGAAGGGAAGTCTTTACCGGTGCGGTCGTGCACGAGTTTCTTGAAACGGCGCACGAGCTCTTTGAGGGCTGCTGCATCGAGACGGGTGTCTTCGACTTCGTGTTCATTCGGGAAAAGCTCGTTTTTAAGTTCTTCAATAGCTGTTTCGAAGGGTTCATGCTCTTCACCAGCGCGTTTTTGGACACCCATAACGACATCACCGTACATTTGGACAAAGCGGCGGTAACAATCGTAGGCGAAACGTTCGTTATTACTGAGTTTGGCTAGACCGGCGACAGTGGCGTCATTCAAGCCAAGGTTCAAAATAGTATCCATCATGCCGGGCATGGATTCACGGGAACCAGAACGGACAGCGACCAAGAGGGGTTTGGAAGGATTACCTAGTTTTTTATTCAGGTTTTTTTCCATCTTTTCAACGGCTTCGCGCACTTGGGCTTTGAGGGCTTTTGGATATGTCCTCTTGTTGTCATAATAATAAGTACAGACTTCGGTAGTGATGGTGAATCCCGGAGGAACGGGAAGCCCGATGCGTGTCATTTCCGCGAGGTTAGCACCTTTACCACCGAGGAGGGATTTCATTGTCCCGCCGCCTTCAGCCTTACCACCGCCAAAATAATAGACGAGTTTGGAAGAAGCTTTAGAACCTGGACTCTTTACAGAGGACGGTTTTTTGGAGGGTTTGGCCTTGGAGGCCAATTTTGACTTTGATGTTTTTTTTGCCTTTTTGCTCATAAATTTTCCACTTAGCCGTTTTGTTGTTTTTATTTCTACTGCCAAAATAGAGGTCGAAAATAGCAGAGCACGGGAGTCTGTCAACACTCCGCAAGAGGGGATTTAGCCTATAGAGGGGATGAATAATGTCAGATTCCATATTGTCAGGGTATGAACCGGGCATTATTCAGTTCAGTCTTTGGATATCCAGAATGAAAAACGGAATAAAAAGGGTTGTTTTGTAGGCCTGAGTGGCTTTGTGTCTAGAGTCTATAAAGGTTGACTATGAATATCACATTTTTTGGAGAAGAAGGAAGTTTTTCGCAAATTGCTGCGCGCCGGCGTTTTCCCAAGGCCAAGATGCAGTCCGGGAAAACCGCTTTTGACTGTTTTGACGCTTTACGCAGGCAAAAGGCGGATGTCATTATTGTCCCTATCGAGAATGGTTCAGGAGGCATGATCGACTTGACTGTCGATGAGATGATCCGTTTTCCGAAGTGGAATCCGGCATCGGCACTTGTCCGTGAGGAGTTACTCATGCGTATCGAGTTACTCCTGATGGCAAAGGGCAAATTGCCTGCCAGTGCGATCAAACGGATTTATTCACACCGGGCTCCCTTTGATCATTGTAACTCTTGGTTACGAAAGCATTTACCAAAGGCTGAACGGGTAGTTTGTGGGAGCACATCGGTGGCCGCACAAGAAGCCATCAAGGATCCGCAAGGGGCGGCCATCGCCAGTATCGAGGCAGCCCAGCTCTATCAACTGAAGATTATTACGAAGGATGTGGGGAAACATGCGGTAAACCAAACAAAGTTTTTTGTTATTGGTAAACCGGTTACTCCCAAGAATAAACCCGGATTATCGACACTTTTTTTTGAGACTAGGGATAAGCCCGGGGCCTTATGTGATGTCTTGACAGTCCTCAAAAGCGAAAAGATCAATATGACGCGGATTTATTCCCGTCCGATTTTTAACCGTCTGGATGAATATATTTTTATGGTGGAGCTCAAGATCCCATCCCGAACCAATGCTCTGGACAAATTGCTCGTGAAACTCGGGCCGGTGACAGACCTACTCCAGCCTGTCGGGCATTATGCCATGGTCAAAGTCTAGATATTGATATTACCTTTCCCATGAAAATATATGATTACTTGATCGTGGGCGCAGGATTTTCCGGACTGGTACTCGCCGAAAGGCTCTCTTCACAACATGGCAAGAAGTGCCTCATTGTGGATAAGAGGAATCATATCGGGGGGAATGCTTATGACCGACTAGATGATGCCGGGGTTTTGATCCACCAATACGGGCCACATTATTTCCGGACGAATTCCCCGCGTATACGGGAGTACCTTTCACAATTCACCGAGTGGCATGCCGTTAACTATCAAATCCTGAGTTATACAGATGGCAGGTATTGGAATTTCCCGATTAACCTGAATACTTTTGAGCAATTAACCGGATCCCCATCGACTCCCGAAGAATTCCAAGCTTATTTGGAAAGTAAAAAAGTGAAAATAGAAAAACCGCTAAACTCTGAGGAAGTCATCATTTCCCAAGTGGGCTGGGAACTTTATGAGAAGTTTTTTAAGGGGTATACTCTCAAACAATGGAAGCGGGACCCCAAAGACCTTGACGCGAGTGTTTGCGGGAGGATTCCCATCAGGATAAACCGGGACGACCGTTATTTAACCGAAGAATTCCAAGCCCTCCCGAAAGAAGGTTATACAAAAATGTTTGAACGCATGCTCGCCGCCAGTCCCGGGGTGGAGGTGCGGCTAAATACGAATTACCGTGACGTCCTCAGCGAAGTGCAATTTGCACACATGATCTACACCGGCCCGGTGGATGAATACTTTGACTGCCGCTTGGGCAAATTGCCTTACCGCTCACTTCGTTTTGAAAATGAATCATTCACGGAGGATGAACTTGTGGCATCCGATCGTGGGCAAATTGCGGGAAAACCCGGATTTTGGCAACCGGCTATGCAGGTAAATTACCCAAATGACGAGGACTTCACCCGGATAGTGGAAATCAAACACGCCACCGGGCAAGAGTGTGACGCGACGACCATTGTCCGTGAATACCCGGAAGATTTTGGTCCCGGCAAAGAGCCTTATTACCCGATCCCGGCACCTGAAACGGCGGTATTATACCAGAAGTATGCCTTACTAGCGGAGGCCGAGAAAAATGTCAGTTTTGTGGGGCGCTTAGCTACCTACCGGTATTATAATATGGATCAGGTCGTGGGGATGGCTCTGGCGGAATACGAAAAACTCGCATCAAAATATCCCGCTTAGTCTGCGACCTCGTAAATTACTTTACTTTCAAATTTACAAAATCTTCCGCAACCAATAGATTCAAAGGATATGGCATGGTTTAAAAAAGACGCTGAAGATCCGCAACCTAATTCTGAAATCACAGCCCGTTTCATTGAGTTCATCATGATGCTGGCCCAAGAAACCCTATTTTTCCTCGGAAAAATCCCCCATCCTTCGACTGGAAAAGGGGAGGTGAATCTTGAAGTGGCAAAACTGCGCATTGACCAGCTGGAGATTATTGAGATCAAAAGCAGAGGGAACCGCACGCCTGAAGAAGAAGATGCTTTAAAACAGGCATTACAAGCTGTCCGTTTGGCCTTTGTCGAAGTCGCAGGGGTCGGGGCCCGTGAATCCCTCAATGGTGAAGGGGAAAAGAATACCCCAGCACCCAAGGCAAAAGAACTTCCCGAGACGGAAAAAGTGCCGGTTCAGAAACCAAAACCTTCCGGGGAAACCGATCCAAAACCACTTCCTTCCGCATTCCAAAAAGATAATGACAATGAAGGAGAGGATGACAGTCCTAAAAAGAGATATTCGAAATCTTACGGAAGTCTGTGATTGTTGGTAGACTAAAAAATATCATCAAGGAAGGAGGCAAGGGCCTCCTTTTTCTATTCTGCTCGTTCTACTTTTTCTCCCTTTGCTGTTTAAATTGGGATTTTGTCTTTTTTGGAGGGCAGATCTTTTTTATTGATGCTGATTGTTACACGAGGATGTACCGTGTCCTGCTGCTAGAGAATTCAAACCAGTGGGTGATACATACACATGCCTTTGAGAATGCCCCTTATGGTATTAGCCCCCATACGACGCTTCTTCTGGATTATGCGATCCTGATATTAAGTAAAATATTTTCTTTCTTCAATCTTACCCCCTCCTTGGATTATGCAGGGGCCTTTGTTTCCCCGGTGATCGGGCTCATTGCTTTTATTTATCTATGGTTCTGGTCGGCAAAGGTGTTACAGGGAAGTGCACGAGGTATGTTGATCACCGCATTTATTTTTTCCCCACCGTTGATATTTGCCTTTCAGCTCGGGAGGCCTGATCACCAGAGCCTGATCCTGCTTTTTATCCTTATCTTCATTACCATGCTTTACTTGTGGATCAGGGAAAATAAACGTGATGGTGATTTCCAGAACCATCGGAATCTGTCGCATGTTTACGCTTTGATCACTGGTTTATCATGGGGTGCTGCCCTCTGGGTCTCTTTGTTCGAACCCCTGATTATCGGTTTACTCACGATCGTTATTATTGTGTTTTTGATTAAAAACCCTTTACGTCAGAAACATTATTTCTTGGCGGCATTAGTTATGATCATCTTTTTAATGCTGACGATTGAAGGCTGGAAAATCCGGTTTTCGGATTTTGCAGCAAATCCTTTCTTGATGAATTGGTATCAGACAATAGGGGAGCTTCAGGGATTAAGTGCGGGGAAGTTATCCACTTACTTTGGTTGGTTAATCTGGTTAAGCCCCCTTTTACTCATCCATGGATTCCGCAAACGGGAGCTGCCACTCTTTTACACGATGATCACAGGGATCCTTTTTTTCTCACTGCTACTGTTATCTTTTTATCACAGCCGATGGGTATCGTGTGCGGGGTTACTTTTCTCCCTTTCGATTCCCCCTTTACTCGGGGCGATGAAGGGACGAGTTTGGAAATGGATATTCTTCTTGATCTTGATTTCACCTTGTGTGAGGTATCTAGGCAATGAATCCATGAGGAGGCCCGATCCCGATTCACTGGTCGTCCAACAGCAGGATCTCCGTTATTTATCCCAGATTATCCCCAAAAATCAAAACCTCATTATCATGGCACCTTGGTGGTGGTCACCCTATTTGCTTTACTGGACGGGTAATCCCATTGTTGCCAGTAGCAGTCACCAGAGTATTGACGGGATAGTAGATTCCGCCCGTTTTTATTCTGCTCTGAAGGTCAAAGATAGCTTGGAAATATTAGATAAACGACATGTACAGATCGTCATCGGTTATGATACCCCCAGAGTTTTGTCGGATTCCCTCCGTATTTTAGGCTTTAAAGATATTAATGACCAGAATGTCATCGATACGGAAGGTTACGCGTTTTCGACCATTAGCCGGTTAATGGACGAGATGAGGGAGGATTATTCATCCCTTGACGGCCATTTATTCATGCAAGCTTATTCCGGGCCCATGACAAAATATCAATTCAGGATATTCTGGGTACTCGACAAGCCTCGGAAAAATTAAAGGGTTTGAGGGGAGGCCTCGACGGCGTTTTTCCTGAGTTTATTAATCGATGACTCAATGTCATTGGCAAAAACGGATGTACCACAGACAAAAACATTTGCCCCAGCTGCAGCCGAGAGACTGATCGTGTCTTGGTTGACTCCGCCATCGACCTCGATTTGGCAATTGATCAGCTCGGCATCAATGATCTTTCGGAAAAAGCGTACTTTTTCCATGACCTCTTTGATAAATGGTTGTCCACCAAAACCGGGATTAACCGTCATGCACAACAAAAGGTCAATTTCCTTAAGAAAAGGGATTACCCTGTCTTGGATGGTCGGGGGATTAATGGCCAATCCACATTTTGCGCCCATCTCACGAATGGTTTTTAAGGTTTTCGACACGGGGTGGGGCGCTTCAAGGTGGACTGTGACAATGTCAGCCCCCGCCTCAATAAAGGAACGGATATAACG
This genomic window contains:
- the ppdK gene encoding pyruvate, phosphate dikinase, which produces MSKKAKKTSKSKLASKAKPSKKPSSVKSPGSKASSKLVYYFGGGKAEGGGTMKSLLGGKGANLAEMTRIGLPVPPGFTITTEVCTYYYDNKRTYPKALKAQVREAVEKMEKNLNKKLGNPSKPLLVAVRSGSRESMPGMMDTILNLGLNDATVAGLAKLSNNERFAYDCYRRFVQMYGDVVMGVQKRAGEEHEPFETAIEELKNELFPNEHEVEDTRLDAAALKELVRRFKKLVHDRTGKDFPSNPWDQLDGAVGAVFNSWMNDRAIVYRRKYNIPSEWGTAINVQAMVFGNTGNDSGSGVAFTRDPANGEKVFYGEFLINAQGEDVVAGVRTPEPVKKLNDIMPKSYAELEKVRKTLEAHFRDMQDFEFTIEEGKLFMLQTRNGKRTGLAALRIAAEMVKEKLITTEEAVRRIPADSLSQVLAPIFDAEAVTKAELLSKGLPAGPGAASGKIYFNAERAVEAAERGEKVLLVRVETSPEDLRGMIAAEGILTARGGVSSHAALVARQMGKVCVCGAADLLVDYDKLTLTVKGRTFKAGDFISIDGTTGEIFAGQVKTAPSEVIQVLLNKTLKPSDSYTFQVFNQLMTWADKYRKLAIRTNADQPDQVENAISFGAEGIGLCRTEHMFFEGDRINSVREMILATNLKEREHAIAKLLPFQREDFVGLFKSLKGLPATIRLLDPPLHEFLPHEGSMIREVAEKLGKSADWVHARVAALHEANPMLGHRGCRLGITYPEISEMQARAIFEAAAEVQKKGIKVKPEVMIPLVGFPKELELQLEIVHRIAKQVGEEQKVKFDYMVGTMIEIPRAALIADEIAKQAEFFSFGTNDLTQTTLGMSRDDAGSFLPQYQELDIVKNNPFASIDQTGVGKLMKIGIEGGRATRPNIKIGICGEHGGEPSSVKFCHKLGLSYVSCSPFRVPIARLAAAQAALEEASEKKSANKKSAKKK
- the rpe gene encoding ribulose-phosphate 3-epimerase, which encodes MSNSINPNNPMNDCKKLRIAPSILAADPGRLAEQAREAEKAGADYIHVDIMDGHFVPNLSFGPNIVGALRKAVKIPLDVHLMITQPDRYIRSFIEAGADIVTVHLEAPHPVSKTLKTIREMGAKCGLAINPPTIQDRVIPFLKEIDLLLCMTVNPGFGGQPFIKEVMEKVRFFRKIIDAELINCQIEVDGGVNQDTISLSAAAGANVFVCGTSVFANDIESSINKLRKNAVEASPQTL
- a CDS encoding DUF1844 domain-containing protein; this translates as MAWFKKDAEDPQPNSEITARFIEFIMMLAQETLFFLGKIPHPSTGKGEVNLEVAKLRIDQLEIIEIKSRGNRTPEEEDALKQALQAVRLAFVEVAGVGARESLNGEGEKNTPAPKAKELPETEKVPVQKPKPSGETDPKPLPSAFQKDNDNEGEDDSPKKRYSKSYGSL
- a CDS encoding polyprenyl synthetase family protein, whose amino-acid sequence is MSTVKSLVQKTVSRIRQHVVEKAVQHPEKFITKESPELAAIFDCVREPISKVEDLVLKQVERFDAGVQSYIQYTLSTHGKRIRPALVFFAAGACGVKTPEHDKLAMILELIHLATLVHDDIIDEASVRRGQPTVQRKWGAETAVLVGDSIFAHALMEATYFTDNEICRRISFESNEVCQGEILQTQRRYDYTMTIPEYFKLIEMKTGALFRASTELAAKISGATLEQVAAMREFGTKLGVAYQIWDDCVDIYGKENEIGKSLGTDLDKGKLTLPILIFLSHANQEAQAEVRELMLHHTDKARKQLARMIEESGAFSESIQIISNHLDDAHNALTPFAPSEFKTSLINFIDYLRSRTMKLKA
- the glf gene encoding UDP-galactopyranose mutase — its product is MKIYDYLIVGAGFSGLVLAERLSSQHGKKCLIVDKRNHIGGNAYDRLDDAGVLIHQYGPHYFRTNSPRIREYLSQFTEWHAVNYQILSYTDGRYWNFPINLNTFEQLTGSPSTPEEFQAYLESKKVKIEKPLNSEEVIISQVGWELYEKFFKGYTLKQWKRDPKDLDASVCGRIPIRINRDDRYLTEEFQALPKEGYTKMFERMLAASPGVEVRLNTNYRDVLSEVQFAHMIYTGPVDEYFDCRLGKLPYRSLRFENESFTEDELVASDRGQIAGKPGFWQPAMQVNYPNDEDFTRIVEIKHATGQECDATTIVREYPEDFGPGKEPYYPIPAPETAVLYQKYALLAEAEKNVSFVGRLATYRYYNMDQVVGMALAEYEKLASKYPA
- a CDS encoding prephenate dehydratase domain-containing protein, coding for MNITFFGEEGSFSQIAARRRFPKAKMQSGKTAFDCFDALRRQKADVIIVPIENGSGGMIDLTVDEMIRFPKWNPASALVREELLMRIELLLMAKGKLPASAIKRIYSHRAPFDHCNSWLRKHLPKAERVVCGSTSVAAQEAIKDPQGAAIASIEAAQLYQLKIITKDVGKHAVNQTKFFVIGKPVTPKNKPGLSTLFFETRDKPGALCDVLTVLKSEKINMTRIYSRPIFNRLDEYIFMVELKIPSRTNALDKLLVKLGPVTDLLQPVGHYAMVKV